A region of Chloroflexota bacterium DNA encodes the following proteins:
- a CDS encoding tetratricopeptide repeat protein, which translates to MSLGERSGWMDLVGIIGAWIGMWLRRRRHWEQETKGVRMGWFRKTAKDYLEEGTQHSMRGEYGRAIKALSKALEVDPQNAVAYMHRGIAFLNSGQAEKALQDFGASLRLEQNALCYYNAHGSASFPILSR; encoded by the coding sequence ATGTCCCTGGGCGAAAGGAGCGGTTGGATGGATTTGGTTGGTATTATTGGAGCATGGATAGGCATGTGGTTGCGGCGCAGGCGGCATTGGGAACAAGAGACCAAGGGGGTCAGAATGGGCTGGTTTCGCAAGACGGCAAAAGATTACCTGGAAGAAGGCACCCAGCACTCCATGCGCGGGGAGTATGGGCGCGCCATCAAGGCTCTGAGCAAAGCGCTGGAAGTCGATCCCCAAAACGCGGTGGCTTACATGCATCGCGGGATTGCATTTCTGAATAGCGGCCAGGCGGAAAAGGCCCTTCAGGATTTTGGGGCAAGCCTGCGTTTGGAGCAGAATGCGCTATGTTACTACAATGCTCATGGTAGTGCCAGCTTTCCAATCCTTTCGAGGTAG
- a CDS encoding MFS transporter: MNWWRDKMFPRFALYGFLKNLRFFDPFLILFLRDAGLSFTLIGTLYAIRDTATYLLEVPTGVFADAIGRRKAMLMAFGGYLVAFGAFYVGHDFWWFALAMVLFAVGEAFRSGTHKALILEYLKQNNLTHLKVAYYGRTRSASQFGSAINALIAAALAFYTGSYRIMFLAAAVPYVLDFINLATYPPELDGELSRVEWHAMGDQAKQTLAAFKSMFTDRSAWKAILNSASFMALFKASKDYLQPILEQWALALPIFLAYTGKQRSAVVIGVVYFLIYQSTSYAARHADRFSQRFRDLERAINLSFLGGVGLLFFAGLMTWVGWDVVAVISFLGFYILHNLRRPMNVAYISDQIESRVMASGLSVESVVRTILASGMALLLGWWADMFGVGLALALLALTLAVAFPFVQVSAEKKAPAD, translated from the coding sequence GTGAACTGGTGGCGAGACAAAATGTTCCCGCGTTTTGCGCTGTACGGCTTTTTGAAGAATCTCCGCTTTTTCGATCCCTTTCTCATTTTGTTTTTGCGTGATGCGGGGCTGAGTTTTACCCTCATTGGCACGCTCTATGCGATCCGTGATACGGCTACCTATTTGCTGGAAGTGCCAACCGGCGTGTTTGCCGATGCCATTGGCCGCCGGAAGGCCATGCTGATGGCCTTTGGCGGCTATTTGGTGGCGTTTGGCGCTTTCTATGTTGGGCACGATTTTTGGTGGTTTGCCCTGGCGATGGTGCTGTTTGCTGTCGGTGAAGCCTTCCGCTCGGGCACGCATAAGGCTTTGATTCTCGAATACCTCAAGCAGAATAATTTGACGCATTTGAAAGTGGCCTACTACGGCCGGACGCGCTCGGCTTCTCAGTTTGGTTCGGCGATCAATGCTTTGATTGCTGCGGCGTTGGCGTTTTACACCGGCAGCTATCGCATTATGTTCCTCGCGGCGGCGGTGCCGTATGTGCTGGATTTCATCAATCTGGCCACTTATCCCCCTGAGCTGGATGGCGAACTCTCGCGGGTGGAATGGCACGCTATGGGCGATCAGGCGAAGCAGACGCTGGCGGCTTTCAAAAGCATGTTTACCGACCGCAGTGCTTGGAAGGCCATTCTCAACAGTGCGAGTTTCATGGCGTTGTTCAAGGCCAGCAAAGACTACCTGCAGCCCATTTTGGAGCAATGGGCACTGGCGTTGCCCATTTTCCTGGCCTACACGGGCAAACAGCGCAGCGCGGTGGTCATTGGTGTGGTGTACTTTTTGATTTACCAGAGCACCAGTTATGCTGCGCGCCATGCTGATCGCTTCAGCCAGCGGTTTCGTGATCTGGAACGGGCAATTAATCTCTCGTTCCTCGGCGGCGTGGGCTTGCTTTTCTTCGCCGGGTTGATGACCTGGGTCGGTTGGGATGTGGTGGCGGTGATTTCCTTCCTGGGTTTTTACATTTTGCACAACCTGCGCCGCCCGATGAATGTGGCTTACATCAGCGATCAAATCGAAAGCCGGGTGATGGCTTCCGGCCTTTCGGTCGAGTCGGTCGTCCGCACGATTTTGGCTTCTGGCATGGCACTGTTGCTGGGCTGGTGGGCCGATATGTTCGGTGTGGGGCTGGCTTTGGCTTTGCTGGCGCTGACGCTGGCTGTGGCATTCCCCTTTGTGCAGGTGAGCGCTGAGAAGAAAGCCCCTGCTGATTAG